A genomic region of Rhodococcus pyridinivorans contains the following coding sequences:
- a CDS encoding MbtH family protein: protein MSTNPFDDEDGRFYVLINDEEQYSLWPTFAEVPQGWRVVFGEESRAACVEYVEQNWTDMRPKSLRDAMEADEKARQGS, encoded by the coding sequence ATGAGCACGAATCCATTTGACGACGAAGACGGCCGCTTCTACGTCCTCATCAATGATGAGGAGCAGTACTCGCTGTGGCCGACCTTCGCCGAGGTTCCGCAGGGGTGGCGGGTGGTATTCGGCGAAGAGTCGCGCGCCGCTTGCGTCGAGTACGTCGAGCAGAATTGGACCGATATGCGTCCGAAGAGCCTTCGCGACGCAATGGAAGCCGACGAGAAGGCCCGCCAGGGCAGCTGA
- a CDS encoding threonine/serine ThrE exporter family protein, whose protein sequence is MSRFDDFLDRVLGTRRATIDAVTEAPAPLQPIDLTDDAVVAEALDVAVRVGEVLLASGTGAIDTAEQVRFVAATYGLAQCDVDVTYNSIVLSAYRGPTMPPSSTMRVVHYRSMDFTRLAAVDRLTRRVRRDAISPAQAHEELLAITTKAHPYNRWVATIAWSAMAASISVLLGGDALVALVAFGSTFVIDRVNRKLNAAGLPFFFQHLVGGIVATAPAITLYGIRETIGIEVSPGLIIAAGVTVLLSGLSLVGSVQDAITGAPITASARFFEVLMMTGGIVAGVATTLRVASVFGAELPLISYEALPDLTQLPTKILAGAAAALFYAVACYAERRALTVAALAGATGSLGYQLALGLSLGPIISSALAATVIGFAGGLMARRALTPPLVVAVAGITPLLPGLALYRGLYAMLRNQMATGMTALFSAFGIGCALAAGVTLGEWLARRTRNPRGVLRVGALRRPQLRRIPRIRLDKNRPVWRPAPGPATGPIPVGSLHTGPIPTAPGTGPIATGPIATGPIPTGPIASGPLATGPIPLDPHGSSSGREAGSSVQTTRATLRFRRGRDSRRI, encoded by the coding sequence GTGAGCCGCTTCGACGACTTCCTCGATCGGGTTCTCGGTACCCGCCGCGCGACCATCGACGCGGTCACCGAGGCGCCGGCGCCACTGCAGCCGATCGATCTGACCGACGATGCAGTGGTCGCCGAGGCGCTCGACGTCGCCGTGCGTGTCGGTGAGGTCCTGCTCGCCTCGGGCACCGGCGCGATCGACACCGCCGAACAGGTGCGGTTCGTCGCTGCCACCTACGGTCTGGCGCAGTGCGACGTCGACGTCACCTACAACTCGATCGTGCTGTCGGCCTATCGCGGACCGACCATGCCGCCGTCGAGCACGATGCGGGTGGTGCACTACCGCTCGATGGACTTCACGCGGCTCGCGGCCGTCGACCGTCTGACCCGCCGCGTCCGCCGCGACGCGATCTCCCCGGCGCAGGCGCACGAAGAACTGCTCGCCATCACCACCAAGGCGCATCCGTACAACCGTTGGGTGGCGACGATCGCGTGGTCGGCGATGGCCGCCTCGATCTCCGTGCTCCTCGGCGGCGACGCGCTGGTTGCGCTCGTCGCCTTCGGTTCGACGTTCGTGATCGACCGCGTCAACCGCAAACTCAACGCGGCCGGGTTGCCGTTCTTCTTCCAGCATCTGGTGGGCGGCATCGTCGCGACAGCCCCGGCGATCACGCTGTACGGGATACGGGAGACGATCGGGATCGAAGTGTCACCGGGACTCATCATCGCGGCCGGCGTGACGGTGCTGCTGTCCGGTCTGTCGCTCGTGGGTTCGGTGCAGGACGCCATCACCGGGGCCCCCATCACGGCGTCGGCGCGTTTCTTCGAAGTGCTGATGATGACGGGCGGCATCGTCGCGGGTGTCGCGACGACCCTGCGGGTCGCGTCGGTGTTCGGCGCCGAACTCCCTCTCATCAGTTACGAGGCACTTCCCGACCTCACACAGCTGCCGACGAAGATCCTCGCCGGTGCCGCGGCGGCGTTGTTCTACGCCGTCGCCTGCTACGCCGAACGTCGCGCTCTCACGGTCGCCGCGCTCGCCGGCGCCACCGGCAGCCTCGGCTACCAGCTCGCGCTCGGGTTGTCGCTCGGTCCGATCATCTCGTCGGCGCTGGCCGCGACCGTCATCGGTTTCGCCGGTGGTCTGATGGCCCGCCGCGCGCTCACGCCACCGCTGGTCGTCGCGGTCGCCGGCATCACGCCGCTGCTGCCCGGTCTCGCCCTCTATCGCGGCCTGTACGCGATGCTCCGCAATCAGATGGCCACCGGCATGACGGCACTGTTCTCGGCGTTCGGTATCGGGTGCGCGCTCGCCGCGGGTGTCACGCTCGGTGAATGGCTCGCCCGCCGCACGCGCAACCCGCGCGGTGTCCTCCGCGTCGGCGCGCTGCGTCGCCCGCAGCTGCGGCGGATCCCCCGGATCCGGCTCGACAAGAACCGCCCGGTGTGGCGTCCGGCGCCCGGCCCCGCCACGGGCCCCATCCCGGTGGGATCGCTGCACACCGGCCCGATACCCACAGCTCCCGGGACGGGCCCCATCGCGACGGGTCCGATCGCCACCGGTCCGATACCGACGGGCCCGATCGCGTCGGGTCCCCTGGCCACGGGCCCGATACCTCTCGACCCACACGGGTCGTCGTCGGGCCGGGAGGCAGGATCGTCCGTACAAACGACGAGAGCCACGCTGCGCTTTCGGCGCGGGCGTGACTCTCGGCGGATCTGA
- a CDS encoding TetR/AcrR family transcriptional regulator, producing the protein MVGEVETESVALTSRRPVKERAGTDARIVKAALEILRLHGPNRVTVEAVAALSGVAKTTIYRRYANREEILDAALHSQVASPCVPDGLCVYDRVKWTLELIRRGLSNEVGMGSVGALLTDQEPEFTESIREIINARSEVVADVLRTAIESGAIRKDIDVDTAVSMLVGAYLGAYLRHGEVGESWADEVVHIVCPELEPDPQGQ; encoded by the coding sequence ATGGTGGGCGAGGTCGAGACGGAATCCGTGGCCCTGACGTCGCGGCGCCCCGTCAAGGAGCGTGCCGGGACCGACGCACGCATCGTGAAGGCCGCGCTCGAGATCCTGCGGCTTCACGGGCCCAACCGCGTCACCGTCGAGGCGGTCGCGGCGCTGTCGGGCGTCGCGAAGACGACGATCTACCGGCGCTACGCGAACCGTGAGGAGATCCTCGACGCGGCATTGCACTCGCAGGTCGCCTCACCGTGCGTGCCCGACGGGCTGTGCGTCTACGACCGCGTCAAATGGACCCTCGAGCTGATCCGTCGCGGACTGTCGAACGAAGTGGGCATGGGCAGTGTCGGCGCACTGCTCACCGACCAGGAACCCGAGTTCACCGAGTCGATCCGGGAGATCATCAATGCCCGGAGCGAGGTCGTCGCCGACGTGCTCCGCACCGCGATCGAGTCGGGCGCGATCCGCAAGGACATCGACGTCGACACCGCCGTCTCGATGCTCGTCGGCGCGTATCTCGGCGCCTACCTGCGTCACGGCGAGGTGGGGGAGTCCTGGGCGGACGAGGTCGTCCACATCGTCTGCCCCGAACTGGAACCGGACCCGCAGGGGCAGTGA
- a CDS encoding alpha,alpha-trehalose-phosphate synthase (UDP-forming): MTAGEADAAGNHDSHAGSDFVVVANRLPVDLERLRDGTTRWKRSPGGLVTALEPILRSNNGAWVGWAGVADAESGVIVEDGLTLHSVRLSTEDIAEYYEGFSNATLWPLYHDVIVRPEYRREWWNSYVEINRRFAEETAKAASEGATVWIQDYQLQLVPKMLRMLRPDLTIGFFLHIPFPPIELFMQLPWRTEIVEGLLGADLIGFHLPGGAQNFLYLARRLAGAQTSRGNIGIRSKLGVVQVGFRSVRVGAFPISIESGRLDQQSRSKAIRDRAKALRKELGNPKTILLGVDRLDYTKGIDVRLDAVHELLAEGRMDPKDTVMVQLATPSRERVDSYVHMRGEIERTVSRINGEYAEVGRPVVHYIHRPVPRDELIAFFVAADVMLVTPLRDGMNLVAKEYIACRSDLGGALVLSEFTGAAAELRQSFQCNPHDLEDVKDKIQAAIEVPREDGRKRMRALRRQVLTHDVDRWARSFLDTLANTGAAGRALIAPGEAGEPDPT; encoded by the coding sequence GTGACAGCAGGCGAAGCGGACGCAGCGGGGAACCACGACTCGCACGCCGGGTCGGACTTCGTGGTCGTCGCCAATCGCCTGCCGGTCGACCTCGAACGGCTTCGCGACGGCACCACCCGCTGGAAGCGCAGTCCGGGCGGGCTCGTCACCGCACTCGAGCCGATCCTGCGTTCGAACAACGGCGCCTGGGTCGGCTGGGCCGGCGTGGCCGACGCCGAGTCAGGCGTCATCGTCGAGGACGGGCTGACCCTGCACTCGGTGCGGTTGAGCACCGAGGACATCGCCGAATACTACGAGGGGTTCTCCAACGCCACGCTGTGGCCGCTCTACCACGACGTGATCGTGCGTCCGGAGTACCGGCGCGAATGGTGGAACTCCTACGTCGAGATCAACCGCCGCTTCGCCGAGGAGACCGCGAAGGCCGCCTCGGAGGGCGCGACCGTCTGGATCCAGGACTACCAGCTGCAGCTGGTGCCGAAGATGCTGCGGATGCTCCGTCCCGATCTGACGATCGGCTTCTTCCTGCACATCCCGTTCCCGCCGATCGAGCTGTTCATGCAGCTGCCGTGGCGCACCGAGATCGTGGAGGGTCTCCTCGGCGCCGACCTCATCGGCTTCCATCTTCCCGGGGGTGCCCAGAACTTCCTGTATCTCGCCCGACGTCTGGCAGGTGCCCAGACCTCACGCGGTAACATCGGCATCCGGTCCAAGCTCGGCGTGGTCCAGGTCGGCTTCCGCTCGGTGCGCGTCGGCGCTTTCCCCATCTCCATCGAATCGGGCCGGCTCGACCAGCAGTCGCGGAGCAAGGCCATCCGCGATCGCGCCAAGGCGTTGCGCAAGGAACTCGGCAACCCGAAGACGATTCTGCTCGGCGTCGATCGCCTCGACTACACCAAGGGCATCGACGTGCGGCTCGATGCGGTGCACGAACTTCTCGCCGAGGGTCGCATGGACCCGAAGGACACCGTGATGGTGCAGCTCGCGACCCCGAGCCGGGAGCGCGTCGATTCCTACGTCCACATGCGCGGCGAGATCGAGCGGACGGTCAGTCGCATCAACGGTGAGTACGCCGAGGTGGGGCGTCCGGTGGTGCACTACATCCACCGCCCGGTCCCCCGCGACGAGCTCATCGCGTTCTTCGTCGCGGCCGACGTCATGCTGGTAACCCCCTTGCGCGACGGCATGAACCTCGTCGCCAAGGAGTACATCGCGTGCCGCAGCGATCTCGGCGGCGCGTTGGTGCTCAGCGAGTTCACCGGTGCCGCAGCCGAACTGCGGCAGTCGTTCCAGTGCAATCCGCACGACCTCGAGGACGTCAAGGACAAGATCCAGGCCGCGATCGAGGTGCCGCGCGAGGACGGCCGCAAGAGGATGCGTGCGCTGCGCCGTCAGGTGCTCACGCACGATGTGGATCGCTGGGCCCGTTCGTTCCTCGACACCCTCGCCAACACCGGCGCCGCCGGACGCGCGCTGATCGCGCCGGGTGAGGCCGGCGAACCCGACCCCACCTGA
- a CDS encoding ribokinase: MTESSRCVVAVVGSLNLDLTVVVARAPEEGETVLGRHLRTYPGGKGANQAIGAARLAPTAIVGAVGSDHAADVLRGVQQRAGVDTSHLRTTPGPTGRAVILVSDDGQNRIVVVPEANSLLEAEDVTAALDALDPAVVLTQLELLPAVTWAAAQWARDHDRRFVLNPSPVIDLDEYVLAGADPLVLNEQEALHYAGLPAGTPFDAIVTRLLEQVRTVVITRGGEDVVVGTEDAIEHLRVPQVEVVDTTGAGDHFAGTLAALLGTGEDLFAAARRASADAARLVASRRSDR, translated from the coding sequence GTGACCGAGTCGAGTCGATGCGTGGTGGCGGTCGTGGGATCGCTGAACCTCGACTTGACGGTCGTCGTGGCACGTGCTCCCGAAGAAGGTGAGACGGTACTCGGCCGGCATCTGCGCACCTATCCGGGAGGCAAGGGCGCGAACCAGGCCATCGGTGCTGCCCGCCTGGCTCCCACCGCCATCGTCGGCGCGGTGGGCAGCGATCATGCCGCTGACGTACTGCGCGGCGTGCAACAGAGGGCAGGGGTCGACACCTCCCATCTGCGCACCACACCGGGCCCGACCGGCCGGGCCGTCATCCTCGTCTCCGACGACGGGCAGAACCGGATCGTCGTCGTACCCGAGGCCAATTCGTTGCTCGAGGCCGAGGACGTGACCGCAGCACTCGATGCCCTCGATCCCGCGGTGGTGCTCACCCAACTCGAGCTGCTCCCCGCAGTGACCTGGGCCGCCGCCCAGTGGGCGCGCGATCACGACCGCCGGTTCGTGCTCAATCCGAGCCCGGTGATCGACCTGGACGAATACGTCCTCGCCGGCGCCGATCCGCTCGTACTCAACGAGCAGGAAGCCCTGCACTACGCGGGTCTTCCCGCAGGGACCCCCTTCGACGCGATCGTGACCCGCCTGCTCGAACAGGTGCGCACCGTGGTGATCACCCGTGGTGGGGAGGACGTCGTGGTCGGAACCGAGGACGCGATCGAACATCTGCGGGTCCCGCAGGTCGAGGTCGTCGACACGACGGGGGCGGGCGATCATTTCGCCGGCACGCTCGCCGCGTTGCTCGGCACGGGGGAGGACCTGTTCGCGGCAGCGCGCCGGGCATCGGCCGACGCTGCCCGGCTGGTCGCATCCCGCCGCTCCGATCGCTGA
- a CDS encoding general stress protein, translated as MTDIYAPTPGHYTESETVLESYRTYDAVERAIDHLSDEGFPVEYLRVVGQGVTTVEHIEGRMTNGKAALRGAAAGVWTGLLFGLLLALLLPATGMATVILTAVVFGAVWGGSLGFFTHWSTGGRRDFVSRKSIEASRYDLMVDSEFVDQAREKLALR; from the coding sequence ATGACAGATATCTACGCACCGACACCCGGGCACTACACCGAATCCGAAACCGTCCTCGAGAGCTACCGCACCTACGACGCCGTCGAGAGGGCCATCGACCACCTGTCCGACGAAGGCTTTCCCGTCGAGTACCTGCGGGTCGTGGGCCAGGGAGTCACCACCGTCGAACACATCGAAGGCCGCATGACCAACGGCAAGGCCGCCCTTCGCGGCGCCGCCGCAGGCGTCTGGACGGGCCTGCTCTTCGGTCTGCTCCTGGCACTGCTCCTGCCTGCCACCGGCATGGCCACCGTGATCCTCACCGCTGTCGTCTTCGGCGCGGTGTGGGGCGGATCACTCGGCTTCTTCACCCACTGGAGCACCGGGGGACGCCGCGACTTCGTCTCGAGAAAGAGCATCGAGGCCTCGCGCTACGACCTCATGGTCGATTCCGAGTTCGTCGATCAGGCGCGCGAGAAGCTCGCACTGCGCTGA
- a CDS encoding lysine N(6)-hydroxylase/L-ornithine N(5)-oxygenase family protein → MTDRSSLVADDAGRSEGNSQGDVFDLVGIGFGPSNLALAIAVEEHNTDNRSSAIRARFFERRSAFAWHPGMLLEGATMQIAFPKDLVTFRNPASSYSFFSYLHDRGRLVDFVNHQTFFPTRHEFQDYLQWAATRVDADVRYGTEVVSVETVRNHNGVADLFAVRTADGAVVYAHSVVVGVGLRARLPKWATESARCFHNHHFLFHIEDMPEPQHQRFVVVGAGQSAAEVVQYLHTHYPQAEVHNVFNRFGYSPADDSPYANRIFDPQVVDELHAAPLSERERLLALHRSTNYSVVSPELIEALYATEYRERVSGRRRLFMRRASEVVSAIESEAGVTVEIRDNLEGDTETLECDAVVLATGFEPTPLAPLLGDLAPEAPVLSVARDYRLPLPENVTADVYLQGGTEKTHGLTASLLSNAAIRAGEILTSIVERRELRLPGAGGGIDKLGRISDHHTYATSEAR, encoded by the coding sequence ATGACCGACCGTTCCAGCCTTGTCGCCGATGACGCGGGGAGGTCGGAGGGCAACTCGCAAGGAGACGTCTTCGACCTCGTCGGTATCGGTTTCGGCCCCTCGAACCTGGCGCTCGCGATCGCCGTCGAGGAGCACAACACCGACAACCGCTCCTCGGCGATCCGGGCACGTTTCTTCGAACGTCGGTCGGCCTTCGCCTGGCACCCGGGCATGCTGCTCGAGGGCGCCACGATGCAGATCGCGTTCCCCAAAGATCTGGTCACCTTCCGCAACCCCGCGAGCTCGTACAGCTTCTTCTCCTACCTGCACGACCGTGGCCGTCTCGTGGACTTCGTCAACCACCAGACGTTCTTCCCCACACGTCACGAGTTCCAGGACTATCTGCAGTGGGCGGCCACGCGCGTCGACGCCGACGTCCGCTACGGAACCGAGGTCGTCTCGGTCGAGACCGTCCGCAACCACAACGGGGTCGCCGATCTGTTCGCCGTGCGGACCGCCGACGGCGCCGTCGTGTACGCGCACAGCGTCGTGGTCGGAGTCGGACTGCGTGCCCGGCTCCCGAAGTGGGCGACCGAGTCCGCCCGCTGCTTCCACAACCACCACTTCCTCTTCCACATCGAGGACATGCCGGAGCCGCAGCACCAGCGCTTCGTGGTGGTCGGTGCCGGGCAGAGCGCGGCCGAGGTCGTGCAGTACCTGCACACGCACTACCCGCAGGCCGAGGTCCACAACGTCTTCAACCGCTTCGGGTACAGCCCGGCCGACGACAGCCCGTACGCGAACCGCATCTTCGACCCGCAGGTCGTCGACGAACTGCACGCGGCCCCGCTGTCCGAGCGTGAGCGTCTGCTCGCCCTGCACCGCAGCACCAACTACTCGGTCGTCTCGCCCGAACTCATCGAGGCGCTCTACGCGACCGAATACCGCGAACGGGTGAGCGGTCGTCGCCGCTTGTTCATGCGTCGTGCCTCGGAGGTCGTGTCGGCGATCGAGAGCGAGGCGGGAGTCACCGTCGAGATCCGCGACAATCTCGAAGGCGACACCGAGACCCTCGAGTGCGATGCGGTGGTCCTCGCGACCGGCTTCGAGCCCACGCCTCTCGCGCCGCTGCTGGGTGATCTCGCGCCCGAGGCACCCGTTCTGTCCGTCGCCCGCGACTACCGTCTGCCGCTGCCCGAGAACGTCACGGCCGACGTCTACCTGCAGGGTGGAACCGAGAAGACACACGGTCTGACCGCGTCGTTGCTGTCCAACGCAGCGATCCGCGCGGGTGAGATCCTGACCTCGATCGTCGAACGCCGAGAGCTCCGTCTGCCCGGAGCCGGGGGAGGAATCGACAAGCTTGGTAGGATATCGGACCATCACACCTACGCAACAAGTGAGGCGAGATGA
- a CDS encoding alpha/beta fold hydrolase gives MPIATVNGIPLNYQVKGTGDLVVLIMGTGSPGRVWDLHQVPALVKAGYRVATFDNRGIAPSGESLGGMTIDDLVKDTAGLIELLGGPAYVIGTSMGARVAQELTLARPELVRKAVFLAGHARMDQFQLTLTEGERQLYDSAVELPPKYQAAVTAVMNLSPASLADEHTARDWLDVFEFSGGKVSAGVRAQLGMDREFDRRAAYRGITVPCLAVGFADDRMIPAYLSREVADAIPGARYEEIPDAGHYGYLERPEAVNKILVDFLAS, from the coding sequence ATGCCCATTGCCACCGTGAACGGCATCCCGCTGAACTACCAGGTCAAGGGAACGGGCGATCTCGTCGTCCTCATCATGGGAACGGGTAGTCCGGGGCGCGTGTGGGATCTGCACCAGGTGCCCGCGCTCGTCAAGGCCGGCTACCGGGTCGCCACCTTCGACAACCGCGGCATCGCACCGTCGGGCGAGAGCCTCGGCGGCATGACCATCGACGACCTGGTGAAGGACACCGCCGGCCTGATCGAACTGCTCGGCGGCCCCGCCTACGTGATCGGCACGTCGATGGGTGCGCGTGTCGCGCAGGAGCTGACGCTCGCCCGTCCCGAACTCGTCCGCAAGGCCGTTTTCCTGGCCGGTCACGCCCGCATGGACCAGTTCCAGCTGACGCTCACCGAGGGCGAGCGGCAGCTCTACGACAGCGCCGTCGAACTGCCGCCGAAGTACCAGGCCGCCGTCACGGCCGTGATGAATCTGTCGCCGGCCTCGCTGGCCGACGAGCACACCGCCCGCGACTGGCTGGACGTCTTCGAGTTCAGCGGCGGAAAGGTGTCGGCGGGCGTGCGGGCGCAGCTCGGCATGGACCGGGAGTTCGATCGGCGCGCGGCCTACCGCGGCATCACCGTGCCGTGCCTGGCCGTCGGATTCGCCGACGACCGGATGATCCCGGCCTATCTGTCGCGCGAGGTGGCGGACGCCATTCCGGGTGCGCGCTACGAGGAGATCCCGGACGCGGGGCACTACGGCTATCTCGAGCGGCCCGAGGCGGTCAACAAGATCCTGGTGGACTTCCTGGCTTCCTAG